The following coding sequences are from one Lolium rigidum isolate FL_2022 chromosome 6, APGP_CSIRO_Lrig_0.1, whole genome shotgun sequence window:
- the LOC124666007 gene encoding uncharacterized protein LOC124666007, with protein sequence MDPISIEKIKAIRKYRRSRRQQQQKQKLLPTITPYMVATCVLCLLLTSPAWFPKLCSLLMSFLTTLPDLATAFLLSPKCLFVVGNLIVAFLINESRLAPRSPPASLVDVDGIHEEHVKRNVTSTATTTVVFTDQSAQVGVVWEGEEEEEEEQGEEELEKRVDDFIARVRRQRKLEAKSFFDTDR encoded by the coding sequence ATGGATCCAATTAGCATAGAGAAGATCAAGGCCATTAGGAAGtacaggaggagcaggaggcagcagcagcagaagcAGAAGCTGCTCCCTACTATCACCCCTTACATGGTGGCCACTTGTGTTCTTTGCCTGCTGCTCACTAGCCCTGCCTGGTTCCCCAAGCTGTGCTCACTCCTCATGTCCTTCCTCACCACCCTCCCTGACCTGGCAACGGCCTTCTTGCTCAGCCCCAAGTGCCTCTTTGTTGTCGGCAACCTCATCGTCGCCTTCCTCATCAACGAGTCTAGGCTGGCGCCGAGGAGCCCGCCTGCTTCCCTAGTGGATGTGGATGGAATCCACGAGGAGCACGTGAAGAGAAATGTCACATCGACGGCAACGACCACGGTGGTGTTCACAGATCAAAGCGCTCAGGTTGGAGTAGtttgggagggagaggaggaggaagaggaggaacaaGGAGAAGAGGAGCTGGAGAAGAGGGTGGACGACTTCATCGCAAGGGTCAGGAGGCAGAGGAAGCTCGAAGCCAAGAGCTTCTTCGACACTGATCGGTGA
- the LOC124665237 gene encoding 50S ribosomal protein L27, chloroplastic-like, giving the protein MAFTLVGAFKGLSLSSSSSFLRGDRAALSGNNLGMGVGVATLPARGLTIQMAHKKGAGSTKNGRDSKGQRLGVKIYGDQLAKPGAIIIRQRGTKVYPGNNVGMGKDHTLFALIDGLVKFEKYGPDRKKVSVYPYEKQPENPNSYRARKRENFRLQRERKKARTERTYEPQLVLAAADGSAEAKADC; this is encoded by the exons ATGGCGTTCACGCTGGTGGGAGCCTTCAAGGGCCTCTCgctctcctcatcctcctccttcctccgcgGCGACCGCGCCGCGCTCTCCGGCAACAACCTCGGAATGGGCGTGGGCGTGGCGACGCTGCCGGCGCGCGGGCTGACGATCCAGATGGCGCACAAGAAGGGGGCCGGTAGCACCAAGAACGGGAGGGACTCCAAGGGCCAGCGCCTCGGGGTCAAGATTTACGGCGACCAGCTCGCCAAGCCCGGCGCCATCATCATCCGCCAGCGCGGCACCAAG GTCTATCCTGGAAATAATGTTGGAATGGGCAAGGATCACACCCTCTTCGCTTTGATTGATGGACTTGTCAAGTTTGAGAAATATGGACCAGACAGGAAAAAG GTAAGCGTTTACCCATATGAGAAGCAGCCTGAGAACCCGAACAGTTACAGGGCAAGGAAGAGAGAGAACTTCCGCTTGCAGCGTGAACGTAAGAAGGCAAGAACAGAGAGAACTTATGAGCCACAGTTGGTGTTGGCAGCTGCCGATGGAAGTGCTGAGGCCAAAGCAGACTGCTGA